The genomic interval CCGAGACCCGGCGCCGCGCCGACGCCGTGGAGGCCGGCCGCGCCGCCTGCGAGGAGGCGCGGGACCGCCTCGCGCGCGCCCGGAAGGCGGACCTCGTCGGTCCGGCCCTCGATCTGCGCGAGGCCGCGGAGCGGGCGTACCGGCGGGCGCGCGAGGAGCGGGACCGGGCCCGGTCCCGGCTGCCCGAGACCCTGGCCGACGCGGGCGCCGAGCAGCTGGCGGCCCTGGAGCACCGGCTCCGCGAGGACCTGGGCGGCCTGGAGTCGGCCCGGCGCGCCGAGCAGCGGGCGGCCGAGATCTCCGAGGAGCGCGCCGCCCTGGACCGGCAGGCCAGGGCCGACGAGGAGCTGGTCCGGGACGCGGAGGGCTGGCTCGCCGGCTGGGAGACCACCCGGCAGGACCTCCAGGCCCGCCTGGACGCCGCCCTCGAAGCCGCCACCCGCACCGAACTCCTGGCCCGCCGGCTCGACCCGGCCCGCCGCCGCCTCGACGCGGCGCGCCGCCGCGACGCACTGGCCGCCGAGGCGGCCACGGCCGGGCAGGCGCTGACCGCCGCCCGGGAACACGCCGCCGCCGCCCACGAGTTCTGGCTCGACCTGCGCGAGCGCCGCCTGCGCGACATCGCCGCCGAACTCGCCGCCCAGCTGGCCGACGGCACCGCCTGCGCGGTCTGCGGCGCGACGGACCACCCGGACCCGGCCCGCCCCGGCGACGGGCATGTGGACCGCGCGGCGGAGGAAGCCGCCGAACGCGCCCACCGCGACGCGGAACGGGCCCGCGCCACGGCGGAGCAGTCCCTGGCACTGGTACGCGAACGCCACGCGACGGCCCGCGCGGAGGCGGCGGGGGCCGCCGCTACCGACGCGGAGGCGCGCCCGGACACCGGCGCCCCGACAGATGGCACGGCCGCCTCCGACACCGCCCCCGCATCCGCTCCCGCCGTCGATGTGGCGTCGGGCTCCGGCGGGGGCACAGGCACAGGCGCCCGGCCGGGCGATTCCCGGCCGACCGGGGGCGCGGCCCCCGAGAGCGACCCCACCGTCGCCGCGCTCGCCGACCTCGTGGCCGGCCTCGCCGCCGAGCACGCCGAGGCGTACCGCCTCGCCGCCGGAGCGCACTCCGCCCGGGAAGCGCTCGCCGGCGCCGAGCGGGAGCACCGGCGGCGGTCCGAGGAGCGGCAGCGGGTCGGGCAGCGGGGTGCCGCCCGGACCTCGCGGCGCGAGTCGCTGGACCGGGAGCAGACGGACATCGACGCCGCGCTGGACCGGGCGCGCGGGGGTACCCGAGCGTCGCCGAGCACGCCGCCGTGGTTCAGCGACGGGTCGCCCTGCTCGCCGGGGCGGGCGGGGCGGTGCGCGAGGAGGAGAGCGCGGCGGCACGGCTGAAGGAGGCCGACGACCGGCTCGCGGACGCCGCCTTCCGGGCCGGGTTCGAGACGCCGGAGGCCGCCGCCGCGACCCTGCTGGACGACGCGGCGCAGCGTACGCTCCAGCACCGCGTCGACGCCTGGCAGGCCGAGGCCGCCGCCGTCGCCGACCGGCTCGCCGAGACCGACGCCCGGGACGCCGCGAACCGCCCGCCCGCCGCCCCCGAAGCCGCCCGGGAGCACTTCGACCGGGCCGAGCGCGCGCTCCGCGAAGCCGCCGCCGGCCTGGACGCGGCGCGGGAACGCCGTACCGAACTCGCCAGGCTCTCCCGCCGCGTGGCGGACGAGGTGCGCGCGCTGGGCCCCGTGCGCGAGGAGCACGAACGCGTCGCCCGGCTCGCCGGGCTCACCGCCGGCACCTCGGCGGACAACGCGCGCAAGATGCGCCTGGAGTCCTACGTGCTCGCGGCCCGGCTGGAACAGGTCGCGGCGGCGGCCACCGCCCGGTTGCGGCGGATGTCCTCGGGCCGCTACCAGCTCGTCCACTCCGACGCCCGCACCGGCGGCCGCAGGGCGGGGCTCGGCCTACACGTCATCGACGCCTGGACCGGCCGCGAGCGCGACACCGCCACGCTCTCCGGCGGCGAGACGTTCTTCGCCTCGCTGGCCCTGGCGCTCGGCCTCGCCGACGTCGTGACCGACGAGGCCGGAGGCGTACGCCTGGACACCCTGTTCATCGACGAGGGGTTCGGCAGTCTGGACGACCAGACGCTGGACGAAGTGCTCGACGTGCTCGACTCGCTGCGCGAACGGGACCGCAGCGTCGGCATCGTCAGCCATGTCGCGGACCTGCGCCGCCGCATCCCCGCCCAGCTGGAGGTGGTGAAGGAGCGGCACGGCTCGGCCGTGCGGCTCCGCTCCGGGGCGGACGGGCTCAGCGGCTGATCGGCCGCCCCGGCAGCGGCGAGGAGTAGACGACGCTCGTGGTGACGGAGCCCAGGGCGCCGATCTTCCCGGAGACGGTCTCCAGATGGCTCATCGAGCGGGCCGTCACCTTGAGCACGAAGCAGTCGTCGCCGGTGACGTGATGGGCCTCCACGATCTCCGGCGTGGTGTCGAGGAGGTCGTGGAACGGCTTGTAGTTGCCGTTCGGATACCGCAGCCGTACGAAGGCGAGGATCGGCAGCCCGAGCCGTTCCGGATCGACCACGGCCGCGTAACCGCTGATGACCCCGGTCTCCTCGAGCCGGCGGACCCGCTCCGTCACGGCGCTCGGCGACATGGCCACCGCCCGCGCCAGCTCCGCGAACGAGGCGCGGCCCTCGCGTTGCAGCACGTCGAGAATGCGCCAGTCGGTGGCGTCCGGGGAATAGTCGCTCATTCGGGCAGAGAACCGTGGAATCCCCGGCAGGTCAAGGCCGCTGCCGGGGATCTCGCCTTCCGGACCTGGCGCGCCGATCATAGATTTTCAGGCATGACTCCCCAGCCCGGCGCCCTCGCCGCCCACCCGGTCCTGAGCGTGCCGCCCGCCGAACCCGCCGACGCCGTCGCCTACTTCGGAGCCTCGCTCGCCTTCCACGCCGATGTCTCGGACGTCGCGGCGGCCCTGGCCGCCGGGGGAGACCCCGGCTTCGTCCTGCTCGATTCCCGGTCCACCGAGTCCTGGGACCAGGGGCACATCCCGGGCGCCCTGCACCTGCCGACCGCGCTCGTCGCCGAGCAGGCACCCCGGCTCCTCGACCCGGCCGTGCCGGTGGTCACGTACTGCTGGGGACCCGGCTGCAACGGCGCCACCCGCGCCGCCCTCGCCCTGGCCAGGCTCGGTTACCGGGTCAAGGAGATGCTCGGCGGCTTCGAGTACTGGGCGCGCGAGGGATTCCCGTACGAGACCTGGGAGGGGGAAGGGAGGCGCGCCGCCGACCCGCTGACCGCGCCGGCCGGCACGGACGACTGCGGCTGCTGACGGCGGCCGGGCCCGGGGACGGCACCCCGGGCCCGGCCGCACCCGGTCAGAGCTTCGACAGCTCGTCCACCAGGTCGTCCAGACCCAGCGGGCCCTGGGACAGGGCCGCCATGTGCCACGCCTTGAGGTCGAAGGCGTCACCGTGCGCCTTCCGGGCGTTCTCCCGGCCCAACAGCCAGGCGCGCTCGCCCAGCTTGTAGCCGATGGCCTGGCCCGGCATCGAGAGGTAGCGGGTCAGCTCGCTCTCCACGAAGTCGGCGGGCCGGCCGCTGTGGTTGCCGAAGAACTCCTGCGCCAGCTCCGGCGTCCACCGCTCACCCGGGTGGAACGGCGAGTCGGCCGGGATCTCCAGGCCCACATGCATGCCGATGTCCACGATCACCCGGCAGGCGCGCATCATCTGCGCGTCCAGATAGCCGAGCCGGCGCTCCGCGTCGGGCAGGAAGCCCAGCTCGTCCATCAGCCGCTCCGCGTACAGCGCCCAGCCCTCGGCGTTGGCGCTGACGATGCCGATCGACGCCTGGTAGCGCGACAGGCTCTCCGCCACGTGCGCCCACTGGGCGAGCTGGAGGTGGTGACCGGGCACGCCCTCGTGGTACCAGGTGGACACCAGGTCGTACACCGGGAAGCGGGTCTCGCCCATGGTCGGCAGCCAGGTGCGGCCGGGCCGCGAGAAGTCCTCGGAGGGGCCCGTGTAGTACGGGGCGGCGGCGCCGCCGGGCGGCGCGATCCGCGACTCCACCCGGCGCACCCGCTCGGCCAGTTCGAAGTGCGTCCCGTCCAGCGCGTCGATCGCCTCGTCCATCAGGCCCTGGAGCCACGCCTGGACCTCGTCCACGCCCTCGATGTGCTTGCCGTGCACATCGAGATGGGCCAGCGCCTCCCAGGGGCCCGCGCCCGGCAGCACCTTCTCGGCCTCGGTCTTCATCTCGGCGAGCAGCCGGTGGTATTCGGACCAGCCGTACGCGTACGCCTCGTCCAGATCCAGGTCCGTGCCGTTGAAGTAGCGCGACCAGCGGGCGTACCGCTCACGGCCCACCGTGTCGGGCTCGCCCTCGATCCCGGGGGCGTACACCTCGCGCATCCAGTGGCGCAGCTCGTCCAGCGCGCCGGTGGCCTGCGCGGCGGCCTCGTCCAGCTCCGCGCGCAGGCTGTCCGGGCCGCCGGCCGCGAAGTCCCGGAAGAAGCCGTTCGTGCCGTCGCCGACCCACTCGTCCAGCTGCCCGAGGAACGTGGCGGTGGCACGCGGACCGCCGTGCAGCTTGCGTTCCAGACCGAGCGCCAGGGACTCCTGGTAGCCGGCGAGCGCCGCCGGAACGGCCCGCAGCCGCTCCACGACGGCCGCCCAGTCCTCGTCCGTCTCGGTCGGCGTCACCGTGAACACCTCACGGATCGAGTGCGCGGGGGAGTGCAGGTTGGAGACGGCCCGCAGCGCCTCGTCCGCCTCGTGCACGGCGAGTTCGGCCGTCAGCCGCTCCCGCAGCAGCCGGCCGCAGCGGCGCTCGGCGTCCTCGGCGGCCCCGGGCAGCTGCTCCGCGCGGTCGAGCCGGGCGAGCGTGTCCCGGGCCAGCGCGGCCAGTTGTTCCTGGCCGGCGGGGGAGAAGTCGGGAAGGCGGCGCGAACTTGCCGCGACACCGAGGTAGGTGCCGGAGATCGGGTCGAGTTCGATGAAGGCGTCGACGTAGGCGTCGGCGATCTGGCGCGGCAGTGCGCTGCTGGAAGAGTCAGACATGCGTACATCCTCGTACGGGGAGGGCCCTCGCGTCACTATCAATCGGCGGGACGGACCTGACCGGGGGCCGGAACCGTCACCCCCGGCACCGGTGGGAGCAGCGGTCCGCACTCCCACTGCTGGAAGATCAACCGCGTCTCCACCCGGGCCACTTCGCGCCGCGAGGTGAACTCGTCCAGCACGAGCCGTTGCAGATCGGCCGTGTCCGCCACGGCCACATGCACCAGATAGTCGTCGGGGCCGGTCAGATGGAACAGGGCCCGGGACTCCGGCAGCGACCTGATCCGCTCCACGAACGGCCCGATCAGCTCCCGTCGGTGCGGCCGTACCTGTACGGACAGCAGCGCCTCCAGACCCCGGCCGAGTCTGGCCGGATCCAGCCGCAGCTGGTGACCGAGGATGACACCGGTGCGGCGCAGGCGGGCCACCCGGTCCAGACACGTCGAGGGCGCCACGCCGACCTCGGCCGCCAGCTCCCGGTACGTGGTCCGGGCGTCGTTCTGCAACAGCCGCAGAATGTGCAGATCGACCGTGTCGAGAGCGACGGATTCAGTCATTCGGCGAACGTAGCACGGCCTTTGGGCCGCACCTTCCGGTGAGCGTTCAGAGTGCGCGCATGGACAACGAATCCGTGCTGCCGCCCTCGACCACCCCGTCCCGGGCGCTCGCCACCGAAGCCGTGCACGCCGGACGCGACGACCTCGCGGCCCTCGGCCTGCACGCCGCACCGATCGACCTGTCGACCACCTACCCCTCGTACGACTCCCGCGCCGAGGCCGAGCGGATCGACGCCTTCGCCACCACCGGGGCCCGCCCGGACGGCCCGCCGGTCTACGCACGGCTCGACAACCCCACCACCGGCCGCTTCGAAACGGCACTCGCCCGGCTCGAATCCACCGCGAGCGCGGTGGCGTTCGCCAGCGGCATGGCCGCGCTGACCGCCGTCCTGCTGGCCCGCGCGAGCGTGGGACTGCGCCATGTGGTGGCCGTGCGGCCGCTGTACGGGTGCAGCGACCACCTGCTGGGCGCCGGGCTGCTGGGCACCGAGGTGACCTGGACGGACCCGGCGGGCATCGCGGAGGCGATCCGGCCCGACACGGGTCTGGTGATCGTGGAGACCCCGGCCAACCCGACCCTGGCCGAGGTGGACATCCGGGCCGTCGCCCACTCCTGCGGTTCGGTTCCGCTGCTGGTCGACAACACCTTCGCGACGCCCGTCCTCCAGCGTCCCGTCGAGCACGGGGCGCGGATCGTGCTGCACAGCGCGACGAAGTACCTGGGCGGGCACGGTGACGTGATGGGCGGAGTCGTCGCGTGCGACGAGGAGTTCGCCGCCGTGCTGCGCCGGATCCGCTTCGCCACCGGCGGGGTCCTGCACCCGATGGCCGGCTATCTGCTGCTGCGGGGCCTGTCCACCCTGCCGGTGCGGGTCCGGGCCGCCTCCACGAGCGCCGCCGAACTCGCCCGCCGGCTCTCCGCCGACCCCCGGGTGGCGCGGGTGCACTACCCGGAGATCGGCGGCGCCATGGTCGCGTTCGAGGTGTACGGAGACCCGCACCAGGTGATCGCGGGGGTGCGGCTGATCACCCCGGCCGTCAGCCTCGGCAGCGTGGACACCCTCATCCAGCACCCGGCCTCCATCAGCCACCGCATCGTGGACGAGGGAGACCGGCACGCCTCCGGCGTCGGAGACCGGCTGCTGCGGATGTCGGTGGGCCTGGAGGACGTCGAGGACCTGTGGGCCGACCTGTGCCAGGCGCTGGGCGGCGGCGATTCCGTACGCGGTGGGGTCAGTGCTCGGCCTGTTCGTACGGCGGCAGCTGCGGCAGGGGGCGCGCCGGGGTCGCCGCGAGGCGTGCGGTGATCACGAGCGTGCCCTCCTCGATCTGGTAGTCGAGCGGCAGCGAGAGCGCGCGCATGGCGGCCACCATCCCGGTGTTGGACGCCTGGGTGACGGCGTAGACGTTCTCGCAGCCGGCCTCGACGGCCAGCGCCACCAGGCGGGCCAGCAGCTCGGAGCCGATGCCGCGCCGCTGCCACTCGTCCTCGACCAGGAGCGCCACCTCGGTCTCGTCGCCGTCCCAGAGCAGGTGGCCGAGGGCGACCATCCGCCCGGACGCCGTCTGCACGGCGAGGGTACGGCCGAAGCGCGGGCTCAGCAGGTGGTCCAGATAGCGGTCGGCGTCCCGGACCGGGCCGTGGTAGCGCAGCCGCAGGGTCTGCTCGGAGCACCGCCCGTGCATCTCCACGGCCGCGTCGAGGTCGGCCCGGTCCGCCCGGCGCACGGTGATCTCGTCGCCCTCGGGCAGCCTGAGCACCTGCTCGCCGCGCGGGACCCGGGGGCCGAGCCGGGCGTCGAGCTCCACCAGCGCACGGGCCCGCGCGAACTCCGTGGGCGTGAACGGCAGATAGGGCCGCTCCACGGTGATGACGCCGCCCGACGGGTCGCGCAGCCGCATCACGGTCTCCTCCAGCACCCCTTCGACCGGGGCGGTCTCACCGGTGGCACGCCCGGTCACGGAGACGGCGGGCAGCGAGTGGATCGTGCACCGCCCGAGCAACTGACGCAGAGCCAGCGGAAGTTCGGCGGCGTCCAGGGCGGTACGGGTGGCGAGGCCGAGCAGCCGGGTCGGGGCGTCCACCAGGTCGTGGGCGTCGGCCCGCTCCGTCCAGGTGGAGCTGCCCCCGGCGGCGGCGACCGCGCGCGACAGCTCCCGGGCCGGCAGCGACGCGGGCACCCTCAGCAGGAACTCGTCCACGGTGCCCCGCGCCAGCGGGTGCGTCTGGAGCGTGAGGATGTCGATGCCGTGCCGGGCCAGCACCGTGCACAGCGCGGCCAGGCTCCCGGGGACGTCCCGCACGGTGGTCCGCATCCGCCACAGCACGGTCTCGCCGGGGGCGGCGGAGGTGTCGTGGGCATCGGATGCGGCGGTGGTATCGGTGGCCGGTGCGGGAGGCGGCGCGTGGCTGTGGCGCCGTGCCCACCAGGTGTGGAACGCGGCCGTCGCGGTCAGGGCCACGGCCGAGGCGATGAGCAGGTAGGGGCCGTCCGGCTGGTGCCCGATCAGGTTGGCGATCGCGTCGGCGACCGCCACCGCCGTGAACAGCGCGGCGAGTTCGATCACGTCCCGCCGCCAGTGGTGGGGGCGGCGGGCACTCTTCGCGGATGTCACATCAGTCATGAATCCACTGTGACCGTACGGTGTTGCCTGATCACGAACGCTTTGTGACCGATGGGTTAAAGGGCGATCCGGCTTCCCGTCGTCGGTTTCGAAGGCGTTGGAGGGGCGTTTCGCGGGGCGCCCCGGGGAGCGGCGCCCCGCACGGGTCTCACCCGGTCCCCGCCCGGCAGGCCGTCTCCAGGCGTATCGCCTGCCGCACCAGCTGGGTCGTCCCGCCGCGCGCGGCCGTCTCCGCGAGCCCCGGGACCGGCCCGGTCTTCGGAGGGCCGCAGCGCTCCGCGCACTCCGCCGCCACGGCGAGCAGATCGCTCAGCCCCCGGGGCGCCCGCTCCCGCGCCAGCAGCGCGGGCAGCACCGGCACCAGGAAGGACAGGACCGTCCGGTACGCCCCGGTCCCCGCAGCCGTCCGTGCCGCGTCCGCCAGCCGCCCCGGCTTGACCGAGTCCCGCTGGATCAGCCGCGCCAGCTCGCCGCCGAGCAGCTCCGCGTCCAGCCGGCCCCGGGCCGCCAGCACCAGCAGGGCGTCCACCGCCGAGAGCCGGTCCTCCGCGTCCCGGGCGCCGAGCCCGTACGCCAGGGCCAGATGCACCGCCCCGGCGGCGGGTCCGCCGGTCTCGGCGAGCGCGGGCAGCAGCCAGGTGGTGCCCCGCTGCTCGTCCACGCACGACGCGACGGTGGGCAGCAGCCACGCCGCCAGGGTCTCGCCGTCCTCGGGAGGACGGCGGTCCAGTGCGGCGACTCCACGAACCAGTGGTAGCAGCGGTGGTTGAGCGGGGCGTGCGGGCTGCCGAGCCAGTGGAAGGTCCGGGGAAGCCGCTGCTGGACGAGGCGGTTCCCGTCGGTGGACAGCAGCACCCGGCGCACCGTGGTCACCGTCTGCCGCAGCCAGTCCCGGGCTACGGGCACATCCGTCTCCACATGCTGGGGCAGCACGGTCGCCACCGGCTGGTCCGCCCGGAGCCATTCCGCCAGCCGGTCGCCCTCCGCCGTGCCCAGCGCGGCGGCCCGCTCCGCGGCCTTTTCCTCGCCGGTGCGCCGCACCCGCAGCAGGGCCTGCGCGAAGTCCACCGGCCCCGCCTTGACGCCCAGCTCCCCGTATCCGCGCAGCCGCTCCACCAGCTCCGGGGCGTCGATGGCCCCCGTGTGCCAGGTGGGCGTGGCCAGCAGATACGGCAGCGTGCCCGCCCCTACCACGGCGGCGGCCTCCCACAGGCGGGCGTACACGATCGCGTCGAGAGCCGCGTGGCAGCAGGTGCCCTTCGCCTCCCCGCGGGTCTGTCCGTCGTGGACGGCGCGCCGCGAGATCCGCCCGAGCAGCGAGGCCGCGACGAGGTGCAGGCCGTCGCCGCCGCGCAGCATCCGCCGGTCGACGTCGTCCCGGGGGGCCTTGGCCCACCACTGTCCGGCGAGTGCGGACTCCAGGGCGGTGATCAGCTCCTCCCGGCCGCTGTGGGCCTGCCGGACCAGCCCGTCCAGCGCCCGTTCGAACGCGCTGACGTCCTCCTGGTCCGACCGGAGCAGGACCGCCGTCACCTCCTCGGTGAGCTCGGCCACGGACGCCGCCGGCGGGCCGAGCGGGCGCGGGGCCGGGGGCGGCGGCAGGATCTCCTCGTAGGCGGCGGTCCCCGGCGCGTCCTCCAGCAGCTCCCCGAAGACCGCGCGCGCCGTCTCCCGGTGCACCGGCGCCAGCAGCGAGGCCATCCCGGCCGCCTCCGCGCGGACCTCCGGAGAGGCGGCGGGCAGGGCGCGGGCGGCCAGCTTGAGCGCCCGCTCCTGCGCGTCGGTGTCCGGATGCCCGAAGGCGTCCGCGATCACCGGCACCAGCTCGTCCGCCGCCGAAGGCTCCCGGCGCAGCACCTTGCCCAGGTGGATCAACTGGGCGCGCACCAGCTTCTTCTCCGTACGGAAGAGCACCCCACCGGAGACCTCCGCCAGCTGCCGGACCGACAGCGCCCCCCGCGCGTCGAGCCGGGCCAGCACCTCTTGGGCGTGTCCGGCCACCGGGGAGGGCCCGTCGGCCGCCATCGCCATCCAGTCGGCGACCCGCGCCGCCTCCTCCTCGGCGGTCGGAGCGAGCCCCCGCACGACCAGCAGGCAGAAGCGGAGATCGGTGGGCTTCCCGCCCCGCAGCAGCCGCGCGGTGCAGCCGTCGAGCAGGGCCGCCCGGTCGAGCCGCCCCTCCGCCACCAGCGCGGTCAGCGCGGCCGGCCAGTACTCGTCGGGGGAGCCGCTGTCGACCCAGGCCACCACCGAGGGCAGCTCCGGCATGGTCAGGAGATGCGGCACGAGGACGTCGAGACGGGCGTCCGCCCGCAACACATCGAGCAGGGGCTTACCGGAGCCGCCGTGCCATCGCGCGCTGTTGACCCGCTCCGCCCACGCCCGGACCATGCCGTCCGAGACGGGCAGCGGACAGCCCGCCCGGCGGGCCAGCTCCTCGACCAGCCGGTACTCCGCCTCGGACTCCACGGCGCGCGCGGCCAGCCGGCGGGCGAGATCGGCGAGCCAGTCCGGCTCGCGGTCGCCCAGCACCTCCAGGACCCACGGGTACGGCGAGTGCACCCAGTCCCGCATGTCCCTGGCGCCGAGCCAGGTCGCGCAGCCCGCCGCCCCGGTGTGGCAGCCCGCACCGGCCACCAGGATCGCCTTGCGGACCCGGGTGCGCTCGCCCCAGCGCCAGCCACGGGCCTCCTTGCGCAGCGCCTTCAACTCCTCCAGGGCCGCCTTGCGTCCGCCCCGGTCGAGCCGGGCCAGCAGGGGCCGGATGTCGTCCGTGCGGCCCTCGCGGACCGCGTCCAGCAGGGTGGTCATCGCGCACCCCCGGCGACCGCCGCGCCACGGCGGACCATCCGGACCGCGAGGGCGTGCTTGCACGGGCCCCGGCGGCCCCGGTAGTCCGCCCACCACTGGCAGGTGCAGCTCAGCGCCCCCGACCGCTCACGGACCTGGTAGCGCCGGTCGCCCGAACGCACCGCCGCCAGCTCGCCGTCCAGGACCACCGCCCCCTCCCGGGCCAGCCGCCGCGCCGCGACCAGCCGGGGATTGTGCCGCTCGGCCCGGTCCGCGTCGTACGGCAGCTCGCGGTGGAAGTACGCGGCGTCCGCGAGGTCGTAGCCCACCCGGCCGGCCGTGCCCAGCCGGACCAGGGCGGCCCGGACCCGCTCCACCGGAAGGCCCGCCTGCTCCGCCAGCCGGTCCGGCTCGATCCGGGGCTCCCACGCCAGCAGCACCGACACCAGCTCCGCGTCGGCCGCCGCTTCGTCCGTGGCCAGCGCCTCCAGGACGCCGCCCTCGCCGGAGAAGCCGCGCGAGGCGTCGGGCGACAGCGTCAGCGTGAGCCGCATTCCGGGCAGCACGACCTCCCAGGCGCTCGCGGCGGCCGCGCCGTCGGCCGGCGGCCCGTACACGCGGAGCGCCGACGCGTACCGCAGGACCCGTTGCAGGGCGGTCAGCCGCTGCGGTCCGGGAAGGCAGACGGCACCGGGCACCGGCCTGGTCGTGGGCCGGAGCGTCCGCCCGGCGGGGACCACCCACCGGGCGCCGCGCGCGGCCGCCCCCGAGGACGTGGGCAGCGACCTCAGGAACCGTACGGCCTCCGCCGCCGGGAGCTCCGCCCGCAGGTCGAAGGCGGCGGACGCCACCTGCGCCTCCGCGAACCCCCGCAGCCAGCGGTCCGGCAACGGCACCTTCTTCTCCACGACGGCACCGCCCGTCGTGGTCACCGCCATCTCGTCCGGGCCCACCCGCAGATGCAGCGGCTCGTCGCCGCCCATCCGGGACAGCGCCTCCCGCAGCGGATGGTTCACGTCCACATTGGTGGTGCCGTGGCCCGTCTTCACGCCCTCCAGACCCTCGCCGAGCACGTCGAGCCGCGCGTACACCCCGCAGCAGCCGGAGAACGACTCGAAGCGCAGCCGGTCCCCGTTGCCCGTCACCACCGGGTCCAGCGAGGCCGCCAGGGTCCGCTGGTAGTAGCGCGCGGCGGCGACGTCCGCGACCGCGAGCAGCCCCCGCGCCGCTATCTGCGGCGAGGCCAGGAACCCGGAGAAGAACCGGGGATGCGCCTCGGCGCCCTGCGGTGTGGAGCCGCCGGCCGTCTCCAGGCCGAGCGATCGCCCGGCCCCCGAGGAGGCCAGGACGGAAGGACGTGAGTAGGCCAGGGCCTGCACGGTTCGGGTCATGGAAAAACCGTAGAACCCACCACTGACAATCGGTCATCACCCCAGGTCAGCAGCGCTATTGGGCAAGGTCGGCCAGCGCCCGCACCCCGCGCGCGATGTCGGCCGGCGCCAGATGGGCGTAACCGAGGACGAGGCGTACGCAGCCGTCCGCCGGCCGCTCCGTCCCGTACTCGCGCAGCAGCCGCACCGCGACCCCGGCACCCGCCGCGCGCTCGGCGAACTGCTCGTCCGGGCCCCAGCGTCCGGGGAGCCGCGCGATGGCGTGCAGCCCCGCCGCGACCCCGCTCACCTCCGTGCCCGGGATGTGCTCGGACAGGGCCCGCGTGAGTACGTCCCGGCGCTCCCGGTAGGCGCGCTGACAGCGCCTCAGCTGACGGTCGTAGCCGCCGCCCTCCACGAAGTCGGCGAGCACCGCCTGTTCGAGGGACGGGTTGCCGAGGTCCATCATCCGCTTCCGCT from Streptomyces drozdowiczii carries:
- a CDS encoding SWIM zinc finger family protein; this translates as MTRTVQALAYSRPSVLASSGAGRSLGLETAGGSTPQGAEAHPRFFSGFLASPQIAARGLLAVADVAAARYYQRTLAASLDPVVTGNGDRLRFESFSGCCGVYARLDVLGEGLEGVKTGHGTTNVDVNHPLREALSRMGGDEPLHLRVGPDEMAVTTTGGAVVEKKVPLPDRWLRGFAEAQVASAAFDLRAELPAAEAVRFLRSLPTSSGAAARGARWVVPAGRTLRPTTRPVPGAVCLPGPQRLTALQRVLRYASALRVYGPPADGAAAASAWEVVLPGMRLTLTLSPDASRGFSGEGGVLEALATDEAAADAELVSVLLAWEPRIEPDRLAEQAGLPVERVRAALVRLGTAGRVGYDLADAAYFHRELPYDADRAERHNPRLVAARRLAREGAVVLDGELAAVRSGDRRYQVRERSGALSCTCQWWADYRGRRGPCKHALAVRMVRRGAAVAGGAR